In Planctobacterium marinum, the DNA window AGTGTGATGGTCCTTGCGCATTACCGTTGGATAAGCTAGAGGCGTATTTATTGCAAATGAAACAACTTGATGAGCTGGTGAAAGGATTTGAGCCGTTAATTACAGCTTAGAGAGAATATTTCTTGATTGAGGCATTCAGTTGCTCCTACGGAGCGTAGGAGCAATGAGTGTCTACTGATAACGTAAGCTTTAGGCAGGGTGCCAAAAGTTTTTCGTTATTAGATTACTCTGCAATTATTTGAGTGTTAACGATTGCAGTCTCTTCGTTGAATCTGGCCATTGCCAAAAACTGTTCAATGTTTTGTTTTAAGCTCATTTCATCAAGCTGTGCTTTTGCGATATCTTCAATCACAGGTGTGTTGATTTGAGAAACTGCTAATTGAATTTGATCAGCAATTTCTGTTTGAATTTCTACTGTATTAACGGTTTGCTCTTGGGCGAAAACGTTACCGGAAAGTGCAAATGTGAAGACGCTGGCTGCGAAAAGTGTTTTAATGTTTTTCATGTGATTTACCTAAAGTTAAATTAATGTTAAAAAGACACGTAAATTATCAACATATTTACTTGCTATTTACATAAGCCTTGTATAACAAGCGATTGTAGTCGATGTGTGTACTATAGTGTTTTTTTTTGCCTCTTGAAAACGAGAAAAAATATGTCTAACGCATTAGAAAAACTAATCCGAATTGCAAAGATTGCAGATATTCATAAAAAAGTGCTTTAAAAACCTTGTTTATGAAGAATTTATGAAAGAAATCAGGCGATTATGAACGAAAGGTTACCACCACTGAACGCTTTGAAAGCTTTTGAAGCTGCGGCAAGGCATTTAAGTTTTACTCGTGCATCAGAAGAGTTGTTTGTTACTCAGGCTGCGGTGAGTCATCAGATTAAAGCACTGGAAGAATTTTTAGGGATGAAACTATTTCTGCGTAAAAACAGAACCCTGTTGTTGACCGAAGAAGGGCAAAGTTATTATCTAGACATCAAAGAGATCTTTGCTGCTCTTTACGATGCTACCAAGCGTTTACACGCTATGGGTGCTAAAGGTTCTATTACCGTGGCGTTGCCGCCGAGTTTTGCGGTGCAATGGCTGGTGCCTAAACTTTCTGACTTTTCCAGTAAAAACCCCGACATTGATGTGCGAATTAAAGCTGTAGATTTTGATGATGGTTTTATTACTGATGATGTGGATTTGGCGATTTACTATGGTAAAGGGCGCTGGAGTGGTTTACAGGCGGATAAAATTTACGCTGAATACCTGACCCCAGTATGTTCTCCCATGCTCTTTCAGAGCGATAAGCCATTGGAAAAATTAGATGACCTGAAACATCATCAACTGTTACATGACACATCACGAGAGTTTTGGAAACAGTGGATACGGCATTTCAATATACCCGGCGTTAATGTTAACCAAGGGCCGATATTCAGCCACACCATGTTGATTTTGCAAGCTGCAGCACTGGGACAAGGGATAG includes these proteins:
- a CDS encoding transcriptional regulator GcvA, producing MNERLPPLNALKAFEAAARHLSFTRASEELFVTQAAVSHQIKALEEFLGMKLFLRKNRTLLLTEEGQSYYLDIKEIFAALYDATKRLHAMGAKGSITVALPPSFAVQWLVPKLSDFSSKNPDIDVRIKAVDFDDGFITDDVDLAIYYGKGRWSGLQADKIYAEYLTPVCSPMLFQSDKPLEKLDDLKHHQLLHDTSREFWKQWIRHFNIPGVNVNQGPIFSHTMLILQAAALGQGIALVDSALARPEIALGRLICPFEERVETQKAYYLVCRESHAELGKIQAFKDWLLTQVSED